The nucleotide window CAATGGGCGATGCTAAACTTCGTGATAACTTCCTCGTTCTTTTGGGCGCGCTAGTTAAAGCTAAGCCAGCATCTTCTAAAGGTATCTATCTTAAATCAATCTCTGTAGCTTCAACTATGGGTCCTGGTGTTAAGATTGAACCGAATGCGGCTGCAGCTATCGTAGGATAGTTCAGTTTGTAGGGCTTTGAGCCATCTACTCCGGCAAAGCTGGAGTAGAAATAAATTCGAAGCCCAGCCTTAATCGAGGCTTTAAAGCGATGAAAAATTTAATTAAGTTTTATTGCGATCAGAGACAGTAGGTTTCCAATTGTGGATCTAATCCTTCGCTTGTGAAGGGCCTGCCGAGATAAGGCAAAAAGGTATTCCAAAAATTCCAACATCCGTTGGGATTCAAGAACCTCCAAACCAACCTGATTCGCACAGACTCTCGAGTCATATCGAGGGAAAATCTAACGAAAGGAGGCTCACTTATGATCACTCGCGCAGATAAAGAGCAAGAGATTAAGCTAATCACGGAGAAATTCGGAAAAGCTAAAGGGGCTTTCATCGTAGACTTTAAAGGTATCAAGGTTGAGCAAGTTACTAACTTGCGCAAAAAATTGAATGCTGCTGAGTCTGAGATGAAGGTCGTTCGTAACACTCTTGCAAAAAGAGCGTTCAAAGATCACCCAGCTATTGAAAAAGCATTCGCTAATTCAATGAAAGGTACTAACGCCATCGTATTCTCATACGGTGAAGTGAACGCAACTGCAAAAACACTTGCTGACTTTGCTAAGGACGTTGAAGTTCTACAAATCAAATCAGGTGTGATGGATGGCGAAGCTTTGGATGATTCTAAGATTAAATTCTTGGCAACTCTTCCTGGCAAAGACCAACTCCGCGCTATGTTCTTGGCTACACTTCTTGCTCCAGCAACTACACTTGCTAGATGCTTGAACGTTTACGCTGAAAAACTTGGCGGCGGCGATGCTGCTGGTACTGAAGAAGCTCCACAAGCGTAATTGCTTGCATCCCGACTGTTCGGGATAAATGGTGCTGAATATTTGAATTTTTAAATAATTTTTTAAATCCCTGGAGGATTAAATGTCTCTAACTAACGATCAACTTGTTGACGCATTGTCTGCGAAAACAGTTCTTGAAATCGCTGAACTTGTAAAAATGCTTGAAACTAAATGGGGCGTTTCTGCTGCTGCTCCTGTAGCTGCTGCAGCTGGTCCTGCTGCTGCTGTTGAAGAAAAAACTGCATTCGACGTTATCTTGGTTGATGCTGGCGCGAACAAAATCAACGTAATCAAAGAAGTACGTGGTTTGACTGGTTTGGGTCTTGCTGAAGCTAAAGCTCTTGTTGAAGCTGGCGGCAAAGCAGTTAAAGAAGGCGCGACTAAAGAAGACGCTGAAAAAATCAAAAAAGCTCTTGAAGCTGCAGGCGCGAAAGTTACTGTTAAGTAGTTTTTGTTCTGACATTGATTTTGCCGAAAGCCTCGTGGAAACACGGGGCTTTTTGCTTTTTGGCCCCTTAGCAACGGCGGCCGCCTGAAAGCAAGGAATGGGTTCTATTAAATTCAGACACGCGCTTCCGGCGCTCGCCGGCCTGGAATACCGCATCCTGCGGGGCCGGAGGTCTGAATTTAATAGAACCCATTCCTTACTTCCAGGCTCATTGCTAAAGGACCAAAAATCAAAAAGCCCAACCTTGTTAGTGTTCAGGTGGTTTGGTAAATACCTAAGGAACACAATTACTTGACGCATAAACGAAGTGATCTCTGAGTTCCCGGAGATCTTCTTGTTTTTCCTTTTTCCGGAACATAACTCTGGATCTCTGAATCAGCCTTGCAATGCAAATTTAGCTATTAAGAAATCAGACCTCCGCCCCCGCAGGATGCGGTACCAAAGGGCGGTGAGCGCGGGAAGCGCGTGTCTGATTTCTTAATAGCTAAATTTGCGTTGTAAGGCGGCCTTCGGTGACCCAGAACTACCCCCGCAAAAGATTCAAGAAGCGGGCCAAAACCATTATAATCACTTGATTTATTGAAAACTTCGGGTAGGTTGAGATGCTTGCCTTTTATTTAATGTGGGTCTTGGTTTCTTCCCCCCGAAGTGAAGTTCCGATTTTCTTATCACGGAGAGTACATTGGAAAAAACTCCAGTTACGGCTTCTAACATTCGAGTTAGAAAGTCATTCGCGAAAAATAAGCAAGTCATTGATATTCCAAATCTGATTGAATTGCAGAAGAGCTCTTATGAAGCTTTCATTCAAAAAGATATGGATCCAGATCGCCGTGGCGAAGCTGGTCTTAATGGCGTTTTCAAATCTGTTTTCCCGATCACAGATTTCAACAACACTGCAAGCCTTGAGTTTGTAAGTTACACACTTGAGCCAGCTAAGTACGACGTAGACGAATGCCGTCAACGTGGTATGACTTTCGCTGCGCCAATCAAAGTAACTCTTCGTCTTATCGTTTTCGATGTTGATGAAGAAACTGAAGCGCGTTCTATTCGCGACGTAAAAGAGCAAGAAGTTTACCTCGGTGAAATTCCTCTTATGACTGCGAACGGTTCATTCATTATCAACGGTACTGAGCGCGTTGTTGTTTCTCAGTTGCATCGTTCTCCGGGCGTGTTCTTCGATCACGACGGTGGTAAAAACAATGCTTCTGGTAAACTTATCTACTCTGCACGCGTGATTCCTTACCGTGGTTCTTGGTTGGATGCTGAATTCGATCAAAAAGATTTGATCCACGTTCGTATCGACCGTCGTCGTAAGTTCCCTGTGACAATTCTTTTGAAAGCATTGGGATACAACGCGGAGCAATTGCTTGAGTACTTCTACGATCTTGATGAAGTTTACGTTAAAGGTGGAAAACTTTTCCGTAAGTTGGATATCGAGAGAATGTCAGGTCAAAGAGCATTGACTGACGTCCTAGATCCTAAAACAGGTGAAGCACTTGTTAAGGCTGGTCGTCGTATCACTCGTGCGATCGTTAAAAAAATTAAAGACCTCAACATCACTGAGCTTGAAGTAGAACCAGATGATCTTGATGGAAAAGTTTTGGCTAAGCCACTTATCGATGAATCTACAGGTGAGATCATCGCTGATGCGAATGCTGAACTAAACTCTGCGATCATCCGTCGCGCGATCGAAGCTGGTATCGAAAGCTTCTACATGATCTTCTTCGACGGTTTGACTGTTGGTCCTTACCTAAGAAATACGTTGTTGGTTGATAAAGTGACTAACAAAGATGAGTCTTTGGTTGAGATCTACAAACGCCTTCGTCCTGGTGAGCCTCCAACTTTGGAAGCTGCTACGACATTCTTCGGTCGTTTGTTCTTCGATCCAGAAACTTACGATTTGTCTGAAGTTGGTCGTATTAAGATCAATCACAGATTCGGTATTTCTATGGATGAGTGTCCTCCTTCTCACAGAACACTTACTCACAAAGATATCTTGAGCACTATCAAAACTCTTATCGACCTTAAAAACGGTCGCGGCGTTATCGATGACATCGATCACTTGGGTAACCGTCGTGTTCGTTCAGTAGGTGAGTTGCTTGAGAACCAATACAGAATTGGTCTCGTTCGTATGGAACGTGCGATTCGTGAGCGTATGTCTCTTCAAGATGTTGAGACAATGATGCCTCATGACCTCGTGAACGCTAAACCAGTGAACGCGGTTGTTAAAGAATTCTTCGGTTCATCTCAATTGTCTCAATTCATGGATCAAACGAATCCGTTGTCAGAGATCACGCACAAACGTCGTTTGTCTGCTCTTGGACCCGGCGGTTTGACTCGTGACCGTGCAGGTTTCGAAGTACGTGACGTACATCCTACGCATTACGGTCGTATCTGTCCGATTGAAACTCCAGAGGGACCAAACATCGGTTTGATCGCATCTTTGGCTACTTACGCTCGTATCAACAACTACGGTTTCATTGAGACTCCGTACAGAAAAGTTGATCAAGGTTCTGTATCTAAAGACATCAACTACTTGTCAGCTCTTGAAGAAGCTGGTCACTACATCGCTCCTGCGGCTCGTGACGAAGCTGGAAACAAAGCCATCCAAACTGCAACGACAATCACTCGTCGTGACGGTGAGTATGAGATCGTAGATAAAGAAAAAGTAGCTTTGATGGACGTTTCTCCATCTCAGTTGGTTTCTATCGCGGCGTCTTTGATTCCGTTCCTAGAGCATGACGATGCCAATCGTGCATTGATGGGATCGAACATGCAACGTCAAGCGGTGCCTTTGCTCCGTTCTCGCGCTCCACTAGTTGGAACAGGCGTTGAGAGACTTGTTGCTCGTGACTCTGGTACATC belongs to Bdellovibrio svalbardensis and includes:
- the rplJ gene encoding 50S ribosomal protein L10; this translates as MITRADKEQEIKLITEKFGKAKGAFIVDFKGIKVEQVTNLRKKLNAAESEMKVVRNTLAKRAFKDHPAIEKAFANSMKGTNAIVFSYGEVNATAKTLADFAKDVEVLQIKSGVMDGEALDDSKIKFLATLPGKDQLRAMFLATLLAPATTLARCLNVYAEKLGGGDAAGTEEAPQA
- the rplL gene encoding 50S ribosomal protein L7/L12, with translation MSLTNDQLVDALSAKTVLEIAELVKMLETKWGVSAAAPVAAAAGPAAAVEEKTAFDVILVDAGANKINVIKEVRGLTGLGLAEAKALVEAGGKAVKEGATKEDAEKIKKALEAAGAKVTVK
- the rpoB gene encoding DNA-directed RNA polymerase subunit beta, which encodes MEKTPVTASNIRVRKSFAKNKQVIDIPNLIELQKSSYEAFIQKDMDPDRRGEAGLNGVFKSVFPITDFNNTASLEFVSYTLEPAKYDVDECRQRGMTFAAPIKVTLRLIVFDVDEETEARSIRDVKEQEVYLGEIPLMTANGSFIINGTERVVVSQLHRSPGVFFDHDGGKNNASGKLIYSARVIPYRGSWLDAEFDQKDLIHVRIDRRRKFPVTILLKALGYNAEQLLEYFYDLDEVYVKGGKLFRKLDIERMSGQRALTDVLDPKTGEALVKAGRRITRAIVKKIKDLNITELEVEPDDLDGKVLAKPLIDESTGEIIADANAELNSAIIRRAIEAGIESFYMIFFDGLTVGPYLRNTLLVDKVTNKDESLVEIYKRLRPGEPPTLEAATTFFGRLFFDPETYDLSEVGRIKINHRFGISMDECPPSHRTLTHKDILSTIKTLIDLKNGRGVIDDIDHLGNRRVRSVGELLENQYRIGLVRMERAIRERMSLQDVETMMPHDLVNAKPVNAVVKEFFGSSQLSQFMDQTNPLSEITHKRRLSALGPGGLTRDRAGFEVRDVHPTHYGRICPIETPEGPNIGLIASLATYARINNYGFIETPYRKVDQGSVSKDINYLSALEEAGHYIAPAARDEAGNKAIQTATTITRRDGEYEIVDKEKVALMDVSPSQLVSIAASLIPFLEHDDANRALMGSNMQRQAVPLLRSRAPLVGTGVERLVARDSGTSVVVQNDGIVEEVDASRIVIRRFAKGGELGANVDIYNLTKYQRTNQNTCFNQKPIVTVGDKVSKGDIVADGPSTELGELALGQNILVAFTPWQGYNFEDSILISERLLKDDVYTSIHIEEFECVARDTKLGKEEITRDIANVGEEALKDLDSSGIVRIGAEVRPGFILVGKVTPKGETQLSPEEKLLRAIFGEKAGDVRDTSLRAPSGVYGTVIDAQVYSREGADRDERLASIIEEKKRKLEKDLAVEQNVIKNNSISKLRDILVGKITTGVLLNEDGSQKLLNKGQNITVADIETIPFELLNYIPLEQDLEFQVNKIIDNARNQLDAVKLVFNEKIDRLRKGDELPPGVIKMVKVYVAIKRKMQVGDKFAGRHGNKGVVSKVLPVEDMPYLADGSPVDMVLNPLGVPSRMNIGQILEVHLGWAAHNLGKQLGEHLTKWNAENARKEMKDIFSDDEISAKLDGADDASLKAMVTRMKNGVHVGTPVFDGARESDVKGLLAKAEVPSSGKSILFDGRTGEPFTNPVTVGIMYMLKLHHLVEEKIHARSIGPYSLVSQQPLGGKAQFGGQRLGEMEVWAIEAYGAAYSLQEFLTVKSDDVAGRTRMYESIVKGENILEPGLPESFNVLVKELQSLALNVELMESDILRDQDEDLGDDGIEGGGSVSTPSESGQH